The Amycolatopsis mongoliensis genome includes a window with the following:
- the coaD gene encoding pantetheine-phosphate adenylyltransferase gives MRRAVCPGSYDPATNGHLDIIERAAQLFDEVVVAVGVNKNKKGLFEVPERLDMLREITAKLGNVRIDSWEGLLVDYCRENDIAAIAKGLRSVSDFDYELQMAQMNRELTGVETLLMANNPAYGFVSSSLVKEVAALGGDIEHLVPPVVYERLSEKFPKLGR, from the coding sequence ATGCGGCGTGCGGTCTGTCCCGGTTCCTACGATCCGGCCACCAACGGGCACCTCGACATCATCGAGCGGGCGGCCCAGCTGTTCGACGAGGTCGTCGTCGCGGTGGGCGTGAACAAGAACAAGAAGGGCCTCTTCGAGGTGCCCGAGCGCCTCGACATGCTGCGCGAGATCACGGCGAAGCTGGGCAACGTGCGGATCGACTCGTGGGAAGGCCTGCTGGTCGACTACTGCCGCGAGAACGACATCGCGGCGATCGCCAAGGGCCTGCGCTCGGTCAGCGACTTCGACTACGAGCTGCAGATGGCGCAGATGAACCGCGAGCTGACCGGCGTCGAGACGCTGCTGATGGCGAACAACCCGGCGTACGGGTTCGTGTCCAGCTCGCTGGTCAAGGAGGTCGCGGCGCTCGGCGGTGACATCGAGCACCTGGTGCCGCCGGTGGTCTACGAGCGCCTCTCGGAGAAGTTCCCGAAGCTCGGGCGCTGA